One genomic segment of bacterium includes these proteins:
- a CDS encoding isoprenylcysteine carboxylmethyltransferase family protein: MNKQDTPGVIAPPPLIYLAALIIGLGLGYLAPTSFLPRHLAFGLGAVLVLIGALILVPARRVMLQAGTAIRPTEPTTVLVITGPFRFTRNPLYLSVTLFYLGIAFALQSLWALALLAVVLAVMQRGVIDREERYLERKFGPDYLRYKERVRRWI, encoded by the coding sequence ATGAATAAACAGGACACGCCTGGCGTCATCGCCCCACCGCCGCTAATCTACCTCGCAGCCTTAATCATCGGGCTGGGCCTCGGGTACCTTGCCCCTACGTCGTTCCTTCCGCGTCATCTCGCATTCGGACTTGGCGCCGTCCTCGTCCTGATCGGCGCGTTGATTCTCGTCCCCGCCAGACGAGTGATGCTACAAGCTGGGACAGCCATTAGACCGACCGAACCGACGACCGTGCTCGTCATTACGGGACCATTTCGTTTCACCCGCAATCCCTTGTACCTTAGCGTCACGCTCTTTTACCTGGGTATCGCTTTTGCGCTTCAATCGCTCTGGGCGCTTGCGCTGTTGGCGGTTGTGCTGGCCGTAATGCAACGCGGAGTCATTGACCGCGAGGAACGCTACCTTGAACGAAAGTTTGGCCCAGACTACCTTCGATACAAAGAGCGGGTGAGGCGCTGGATTTAA
- a CDS encoding STAS domain-containing protein: MLDLLLEKTARTPAGPIHVRVHDTVPIVEVTGDLDLGEVRAFDDALQGASRSSSRDVIVSLEKTEYFNSGAVRLIMRLAKRLSEENRHLLLVAPRNRTPRRVLDIVYMTSDLLPFESVEEALAAVAG; this comes from the coding sequence ATGCTGGACCTACTCCTGGAGAAAACCGCGAGGACCCCGGCAGGACCGATCCACGTCCGCGTTCATGATACCGTGCCCATCGTTGAAGTGACCGGCGACCTCGATCTTGGGGAAGTTCGCGCCTTCGACGATGCCCTTCAGGGGGCCTCACGCTCGAGTTCCAGAGACGTGATTGTGTCGCTCGAGAAGACGGAATACTTCAACAGTGGCGCGGTGCGCCTCATTATGCGTTTGGCCAAACGTCTCTCGGAGGAGAACCGCCACCTGCTCCTCGTCGCGCCTCGGAACCGGACGCCGAGGCGGGTGTTGGACATCGTGTACATGACATCAGATCTGCTGCCGTTCGAGTCGGTTGAGGAGGCCCTAGCAGCCGTGGCGGGCTGA